CGACCTCGGCCCGAGCTTCGAAGACGCGCCTTGGTGAAGACATCTCAATCGGAGCGATTCATGAGCGTGATTTCGCCTGGCAATTCGTGCAAGGGGCGTTCGACCCTTCGTTGGGATCGAACCGTCAGGAGAGCACACGCGTACCAAGAAAATCGAGGGACAGTGGTGCGCGGACAACACTGACAGGAAGAGGATCGGCAGCGGGGACTTGATCTTTTCCAAGAGGCGTGCCAGAGTAAGAGATGAGCACGGTGAATTTACCGCGCTCAATCGCGTGTGATTCAAGAGCGAGGTCCAGAAGAAGTTGCCGCCGATCGGCAACGGCTGGTCTCGTTGAGGCAGAAAAAAAAGACCTGAGGATTGCATTCCGACCGAGCGACCTTGTTTTGCGATTCCCACACCAAAGACACTCCCCCGCATGGGATCGGAGGACGTCTTGGGGGTCGAAACGAGGTTGCCTGCGAATCTCGACCTCGGTGGCCGCAACGCGACCGATCGACGTTGGGAACTGGGCTTGTCAGAAGGCCCGAGATGAGCACAATCCGCAGAGAGAGCGTTCCGGGCGGCCCGGCGGTTTCGTCGTGCTGCGTGCGGGGCTCTTTGTCTAGTGGATCGTCGTGGTCGCGATCCTTGCGACGATGACGGGCATTTCGGGCCGGGTCGCACTTGCCAGAGTGCGGCGTCCGTGCGAGCGACCGCATTGTGTTGCCGTCGCGTCGGTCTTGCGCCGGCGAGCTCGCGAGACGGGTGACGGGCTGCACCGCCTCGATTGCGCGGGGCGGAATCGTGGGCCGAGGTCGGACGGAGAGTCGGATGGCCTGAACCTCTCGGTTTCAGGCGGTTCGACTTCCCCAAGAGAGGCCGGGCCAGGCGTGGTGCCGGTCGTTGTGCTTCGGTTGCATTGAGGTTTCGGAACGCGAGTTGCACTACGAACTTCTTTCAACGACGCTGGTGAATCATTCCCACCTCCGAGGCCCCGGAGCGGCGGTCGCTGCTCGGCTGTCGGGCCTGGATCCCGTCCCTCAACCGGGACGGGCCGGGGCGGTTCGAGCACGTTCAAACGCGGATGCGTTAGGAACGGATTTCCGTCACGATCGGAATTCTGCTGTCGTTGTGGTTTCGATCAAACCGATTTCATTGGTGGCGAATCGCAAGGGGCCTGGATCTGAGTCGGTCGCCCCTCGATCGCCCTGGCGTTCCCAGGCTGACGATCTCCTTGCCGGATCGACCATTTTCCCCGCCGATCAGGCCAGGTCGGGAGACCGGGCACGAGTGTTTGCGACCGAGAGGCCCGACGGAGCCTTCCGCCCTTCCGTCCCGTTCGGCGTGTCTGCCGACCGCCCGCGAAGCGGTGCAGTCACGGTCCGATCGGGATCGACGGCCGGGGGATTTTCCGTGCCTGTGAGCGCGGATCACTCTTCCCCGGTCGCGACCCATTGGCCGTCCTGGCGGCGATCGAAAGGGGTTCGAATTCCCTTTGAGCGCCAGCCTCGGCCTCGGGTTGGGTCTTGCGATGACTTCCAGGGTTACGCTCCGGGGCCTTCGTCGGCCCGATTGATCTTTGAGCATGGTTTGAGGGCGTGACGGTTTCTCCTTCCCCTGCTTGCTTTGCAGTTTTTCTCGAACTCACCACGAACCGACGACTGACACCGACGCGATCAACCGACATCGACCCGAGACAAACGACGACGTGTCCTGAATTGAACCGAACTGAAGCGATCGAGCGTCGAACGCTGACCGAACCGGGAATGAACCGAAACCCCAAGGGGGAACCTCCTTGGGAACGACCAGGCCCAGCGCGAACGTTTTCGAGCGGGCCGGATCGATGTTTTTGAGGACGAATGAACGACCAGACCAAGGACAGGCGCCCCGGCGCCGAGGGCCTCCCGATTGGGCCGATCGCCGATCGACCCGGGAACCTTCCCCGGCCGTCCGAGGCGCAGGCGTCCCGAGGGCCGATCGGCCCGGACCGTGACCTTCTGTCGCAACACCTTGCGCCTCGAAGGAACGGCTCCGGATCATCCCCCGATTTCCGACGCCAGGAGAGCAGCGTGGAACCGAGACGAAAGGCGCCGACGGGGATCGCCCAGAAAGTCGCTCGCGACTTCGCCGAGGGGGTCCGAGCCCGGGGCCGGGCCTACTTCGCCAAGGGGCGAGTGCTGGTCCGAGTGGATGGACCGGGCGAGATTGCCGCGAAGGTCCGCGGCACGACGAGCTACCGCGTGCGGCTCTGGCTGCGCGGCGATCGCCTGCTCGCCTCGTGCACCTGTCCGTACTTCGGTCCGGAAGGGGCTGGTGCGCCCTGCAAGCACATCTGGGCCACGGTGCTGGCGACCGACGCTCGCGGCTTGCTCGAAAGCGCCGAAGGCCGGCCGCTTCGGCTGCTGCCGGTCGGCCCTCCTCGACGCCAGCCGCCCACCGGGACGGCTCCTCCGGCGTTCGAACCGCCGCCGAATGGCCGCGTCAACGGACATGGTCACGGTCCGGGTCATGGTCATGGTCATGGTCCGGGTGCTGGCTCGGGCTCGGGACCGAGGCAGGGTTACGCGCCGCACGGCCCATCGGGGCACCGGCCCGGCCCTGGAGGAGGGGGCCAGGGGCGTCCGCAGCATCAGCATCCCAAAGGGCCGCATCGCAAGGCGGGTCAGGGACCGCTGCCGACGGGGCCGGGTCAGGGACCTGGTCCGGGTGGTGGACCTGGAGCCAAGGGGTACATTCCCCGGGCGGGCGTTCCGTTCGCCAAGGGGGGCAAGCCCCTGCCGAAAGGGCAACAAGGCCCGGGTGGCAAGGGGCAGATTCCCGCGCCTCAGAACAAGCCGAAGAAGACCAAGCGACGGCTCTACTACATCGTCGATGTGCCGGCGACCCAGGCTCAGGGACGCCTCGTAATCGACCTCGCCCGCCGCGAGCGCAAGCCCGACGGCAGCCGGGGGCCGCTCCGCCCCTGGTGGCACACACCGGCCACGGCCGCCTCGAAGGTGGATGTCGAGGACCTTCAGATCCTCGAACTGCTTCAGCAGGCGAGGGAATCGGGAGCCTCGGCCGGATCAGGGGCCGGTTCCTCGGCAGGAGGAGCGGGAGCGGGAGGAGGAGGCGTCTCTCGCGGGCCGGCCAAGCTGCCGGGAGCGATCCGGCGGTTCGCGCTGGCACCGGGCCGGCAGGTCGAGATCATCGAGAAACTCTGCCGGACGGGCCGCTGCCGATTGCGACGGACCGACGGCGAAGACGATCCGCCGGGGCTTCGCTGGGACGACGGTCCCCCCTGGCAGTTCTGGCTCGACGTGAAGCAAGATGCCGCCGGCAAGCGCTGGACCTGGCGAGGGGCCCTGCACCGCAAGCATGGCCGGATCGACCTGGCCGAGCCGTTGGCGATCTTGCCGGGCCTGTTGATTCTCGGCACCGGCCGGGCAGCCCGGTTCGACGACGCGGGGGTCCCGCAGTGGGTCTCCCGGCTCCGCGAGGAAAAAGAGCTGATCTTCCTCGACGTCGAGAAGCAGGACGCGATGCTTGCCTCGATCCTCGAAGAAGCGAAGCTCGGCCCCGGCGACCTGATCGAAGACCTGCCCCTGGAGACGATCCGGTCGGCCCCCCGGCCTCGCCTGGTCGCCCGGAGCCCGAGGCGCAACTACGGCGTCGAGGCCGATCGGGTACTCGGGCAACTGGAATACGTCTACAACACGACGGCCGTTCCTGCACAGACGACGGGCAACCTGTTCGTCAGCACGAGCAAAGGGGTGGTGATCCATCGCGACGTGCCGGCCGAGCAGGCAGCGGCGATCCGGTTGTTCGAGGTCGGCTTCCGGGAGTCGAAGGACCACCTGGTTGACCCCGGCACCCTGGAGCTGCCGGCCAAGCGGCTCGGCCTGGTCGTCCGCGAGCTGGTGGCCGAAGGCTGGCAGGTCGAGGCCGAAGGCGAGGTCATTCAGCCGGTCGGCGAGTTCAAGCTCTCGGTCACGAGCGGGATCGACTGGTTCGAGCTGGATGGCGCCGTCGATTTCGGCGGGCAGTCGGTCCCCTTGCCCGAGGTTCTGGCCGCCGCCCGTCGCGGGGAAGACCGGATCACCCTGGCCGACGGTTCGGTCGGCGTCTTGCCCGAAGACTGGATGAAGAAGTACGGGATGCTCGTCGATCTCGGCACCGAGAAGGATGGCATCCTCCGCTTCGGCTTCGCGCAGGCAAGCCTGCTCGATGCGCTGCTGGCCAGCCAGTCGAACGTGAAGGTTGATGAAGGGTTCCGCCGCGCCCGCAAGCAGTTGCAGGAGTTCGAGGGAGTCCGCGCGCTCGACGCTCCCGAAGGGTTCGAAGGAGAGCTTCGGCCGTATCAGCGTGAGGGGCTCGGGTGGCTCGACTACCTGGAGCGCTTCGGCTTCGGCGGGATCTTGGCCGACGACATGGGCCTGGGCAAGACAATTCAGGTGCTCGCCCTGTTGCAGCATCGGAAAGTGACCGAGAAGGCCGAGGGGCCGGCCCTGGCGGTCGTTC
The DNA window shown above is from Tautonia rosea and carries:
- a CDS encoding DEAD/DEAH box helicase, which codes for MEPRRKAPTGIAQKVARDFAEGVRARGRAYFAKGRVLVRVDGPGEIAAKVRGTTSYRVRLWLRGDRLLASCTCPYFGPEGAGAPCKHIWATVLATDARGLLESAEGRPLRLLPVGPPRRQPPTGTAPPAFEPPPNGRVNGHGHGPGHGHGHGPGAGSGSGPRQGYAPHGPSGHRPGPGGGGQGRPQHQHPKGPHRKAGQGPLPTGPGQGPGPGGGPGAKGYIPRAGVPFAKGGKPLPKGQQGPGGKGQIPAPQNKPKKTKRRLYYIVDVPATQAQGRLVIDLARRERKPDGSRGPLRPWWHTPATAASKVDVEDLQILELLQQARESGASAGSGAGSSAGGAGAGGGGVSRGPAKLPGAIRRFALAPGRQVEIIEKLCRTGRCRLRRTDGEDDPPGLRWDDGPPWQFWLDVKQDAAGKRWTWRGALHRKHGRIDLAEPLAILPGLLILGTGRAARFDDAGVPQWVSRLREEKELIFLDVEKQDAMLASILEEAKLGPGDLIEDLPLETIRSAPRPRLVARSPRRNYGVEADRVLGQLEYVYNTTAVPAQTTGNLFVSTSKGVVIHRDVPAEQAAAIRLFEVGFRESKDHLVDPGTLELPAKRLGLVVRELVAEGWQVEAEGEVIQPVGEFKLSVTSGIDWFELDGAVDFGGQSVPLPEVLAAARRGEDRITLADGSVGVLPEDWMKKYGMLVDLGTEKDGILRFGFAQASLLDALLASQSNVKVDEGFRRARKQLQEFEGVRALDAPEGFEGELRPYQREGLGWLDYLERFGFGGILADDMGLGKTIQVLALLQHRKVTEKAEGPALAVVPRSLVFNWLEEAAKFTPELRVLDYTGRGRPQMRETFDDYDLIVTTYGTVRTDAAELSKIEFDFVILDEAQAIKNATSQAAKACRLLKGKQKLAMSGTPIENHLGELWSIIEFLNPGMLGSATAFKGLTSASAGQDEGARAGLAKALKPFILRRTKAQVVKDLPEKTEQTLYCTMEPAQRRIYEELKAHYRHALLRKGTSDLNKSKIEVLEALLRLRQAACHPALISAEQYGEEPSAKLDMLLPQLAEVVDEGHKALVFSQFTTFLGLVKDALDQEGLTYEYLDGRTRNRAQRVERFQNDPDCQIFLISLKAGGLGLNLTAAEYVYLLDPWWNPAVEAQAIDRSHRIGQTRNVFAYRLICRDTVEQKIVDLQQQKRELADAILNADNRSIIKSLSRDDLEFLLS